ACCGTCGAGCACCATGACGCGGATCGACAGTCCCTGATGGACGAGGTTCAACCCGTCGTCGATCACGGCCGGGCCGTAGGCGCCGGTGAGGATCTCGCGGACCATCCCCTCGTAGTTGGTATCCGTGTCCATCATGGCGACCATCCCCTTTAGCACTCGTTGTTCTCTAATCACAGATTGCACCCGATAGTCGCTAAAGTCAAGCCATGGCTTCTCGCTCCTCCTCACCTTCGCTGGAGTCGTTCCCCCGTCCGGCGGTCGCGGTGGATGTCGCGCTGTTGACGGTGACCTCGCCACTGGCAGATCCGTCGCTGCGGATTTTTGTGCGGACCTCAGACGGTGGAAACCGTTTGCTGCCAGGCAGATTCATCCGCGAGCGGCGTACGGTCGCGGAGACGTTGTATGAGGCACTGAAGGTGAAGGCGGGGCTGGTCCTTCCCCTTGGGTTCAGCCCTCGCCTGCTCTCGGTCTTCGACGACCCGCGGCGGGATGACCGGACCTGGGCGCTGTCGCTGGCGCACTCGTTGTCACTGCCCTGGGAACTGGCCGCTCCCGCCACGGGCGCGTGGGAGCCGCCGTCCTCGGTTGGTGAGCTGCGGTTCGACCACAACGCGATCGTGTCGGCGGCTGTCGTGGACCTGCAGTCGCGCTATGAGTTCCGCGGGCGGTCCTACATCGAGCCCGACCCGGACGGCTTCCTCGGTGACTCGCCGTTCACC
The window above is part of the Branchiibius hedensis genome. Proteins encoded here:
- a CDS encoding NrtR DNA-binding winged helix domain-containing protein, coding for MASRSSSPSLESFPRPAVAVDVALLTVTSPLADPSLRIFVRTSDGGNRLLPGRFIRERRTVAETLYEALKVKAGLVLPLGFSPRLLSVFDDPRRDDRTWALSLAHSLSLPWELAAPATGAWEPPSSVGELRFDHNAIVSAAVVDLQSRYEFRGRSYIEPDPDGFLGDSPFTLFQLRKVHEAVVGEPLHKDNFAKRMTPLLRPLLDADGEPVLAQNLRGRPAALYEKA